The following are encoded in a window of Arvicanthis niloticus isolate mArvNil1 chromosome 1, mArvNil1.pat.X, whole genome shotgun sequence genomic DNA:
- the Fgfbp3 gene encoding fibroblast growth factor-binding protein 3, with protein MANPGVSPPRPRASLSPLPLLLLLGGCLLSAAARDKGAASREVARASGPRDGSSGRFLSPEQHACSWQLLVPAPGTPTGGELALRCQTPGGASLHCAYRGHPERCGATGARRAHYWRRLLGALRRRPRPCLDPAPLPPRLCAHKTAGAELHPSAHPSLPARPNEQPQPRARSRARPRQSVRSSSSQPEKKPLLVKSNSGGKKAGSDRVPEPPAAAGLQPNVLDQNAELTETYCAEKWHSLCNFFVNFWNG; from the coding sequence ATGGCCAACCCGGGCGTCAGTCCTCCGAGGCCGCGGGCGTCGCTCTCGCCGTTGCCGCTGCTGTTGCTTCTGGGAGGCTGCCTCCTCTCAGCCGCCGCGAGGGACAAGGGGGCGGCTAGCAGAGAAGTAGCCCGGGCCTCCGGGCCCAGGGACGGCTCCTCCGGTCGCTTCCTGAGCCCAGAGCAGCATGCGTGCAGCTGGCAGCTCCTGGTGCCCGCCCCGGGGACGCCGACGGGCGGAGAGCTGGCCCTGCGCTGCCAGACCCCGGGCGGGGCGAGCCTGCACTGCGCCTACCGCGGGCACCCGGAGCGCTGCGGAGCCACCGGCGCCCGGCGCGCGCACTACTGGAGACGACTGCTGGGCGCGCTGCGCAGAAGACCGCGGCCCTGCCTGGATCCCGCGCCGCTGCCGCCGCGCTTGTGCGCCCACAAGACGGCCGGCGCCGAGCTACACCCGTCGGCGCACCCGAGCCTGCCCGCGCGTCCCAACGAGCAGCCCCAGCCGAGGGCGCGGAGCCGGGCTCGGCCGAGACAGTCGGTGCGGTCCTCGAGCTCCCAACCCGAAAAGAAGCCCTTGCTGGTGAAGTCCAACTCCGGCGGGAAGAAGGCGGGCTCAGACCGGGTCCCGGAGCCTCCTGCAGCGGCGGGACTCCAGCCCAACGTGTTGGACCAGAATGCCGAGCTCACTGAGACCTACTGCGCCGAGAAGTGGCACTCCCTTTGCAACTTCTTTGTCAACTTCTGGAACGGCTGA